Proteins encoded by one window of Paraburkholderia sprentiae WSM5005:
- a CDS encoding DUF2946 domain-containing protein, whose protein sequence is MRRGPPSADSGHRAHGDPLAACGYCDLLADHVAIPTLHPSPLVLITLVMIVAAPVLSTRFTPRGILPTGPPRAPPAFRQISL, encoded by the coding sequence GTGCGACGAGGACCTCCTTCCGCGGATAGTGGGCATCGCGCCCATGGCGACCCGCTTGCTGCATGCGGCTACTGTGATCTTCTCGCGGACCACGTCGCCATTCCAACCCTGCACCCATCGCCGCTGGTACTCATCACGCTGGTGATGATTGTGGCCGCGCCAGTGCTGTCTACCCGCTTCACGCCGCGGGGCATTTTGCCGACGGGCCCGCCGCGCGCCCCACCTGCTTTCCGTCAAATCAGCCTGTAA
- a CDS encoding copper chaperone PCu(A)C, with translation MKRTFRTLVMIPFCMASLTAFAAPSASVRVSDCWIRALPGDLPSGGYFKVVNMSDKPVDLTGVETNAFGMAMLHQTQSNGSTSAMVMVDKATVPANGTLTFAPGNYHVMLEQPKKPLKVGTSISLAFNFSDGEKVTAACMVKSPGTVAE, from the coding sequence ATGAAGCGAACTTTCCGAACTCTGGTCATGATCCCGTTTTGCATGGCATCGCTCACCGCATTTGCGGCTCCGTCCGCGTCGGTGAGGGTCTCCGATTGCTGGATTCGTGCCTTGCCGGGTGATCTGCCGTCCGGCGGCTATTTCAAGGTGGTGAACATGAGCGACAAGCCCGTGGATCTCACGGGTGTTGAGACCAACGCCTTCGGGATGGCCATGCTTCACCAGACCCAGAGCAACGGCAGCACGTCCGCGATGGTGATGGTCGACAAGGCGACGGTGCCGGCGAACGGCACACTGACGTTCGCGCCGGGCAACTACCACGTCATGCTCGAACAGCCGAAGAAGCCGCTTAAGGTCGGCACCTCGATTTCGCTGGCATTCAATTTCAGCGACGGCGAGAAGGTTACAGCCGCGTGCATGGTCAAGAGCCCCGGCACGGTGGCTGAATAG
- the hflC gene encoding protease modulator HflC has translation MSLFHLHTDGHGHHQHHHHDHGNGRAGRGGPFYVRVLLAALCVVIAFVVASFISVRAGEASVITRFGQPVRVLLEPGLAWRLPAPIEAAVPVDLRLHTTSSGLQDVGTRDGLRIIVQAYVAWKVAADPNDVRRFVRAVGNRPDEAAQQIRSLLGSSLQTTSAGFELASLVNTDPSRVRISAFEDALRSQIDAQLYSAYGVHVVQVGLERLTLPAVTLAATVSRMSAERETVAAQRTADGNREAAQIRSDADRDARLAVADANVKAAQIEAQSRRDAAAIYGNTYAGNPRLYTMLRSLDTLDSVVSANTNLILRTDAAPFQALVQGPADLGTEPSRQAGAGAVSASASKKSRAAR, from the coding sequence ATGAGTTTGTTCCATTTGCATACCGATGGTCACGGGCATCACCAGCACCACCACCACGATCACGGCAACGGCCGGGCCGGCCGCGGCGGTCCGTTCTACGTGCGTGTCCTGCTTGCCGCGCTGTGCGTCGTCATCGCGTTTGTCGTGGCGAGTTTCATTTCGGTGCGGGCGGGCGAGGCCTCGGTGATCACGCGCTTCGGGCAACCCGTGCGCGTGCTGCTCGAACCCGGTCTCGCGTGGCGCCTACCCGCGCCGATCGAGGCAGCAGTGCCGGTCGACCTGCGCCTGCATACGACATCGAGCGGCTTGCAGGATGTGGGTACGCGTGACGGCTTGCGCATTATCGTGCAGGCCTACGTCGCGTGGAAAGTCGCTGCGGATCCGAACGACGTGCGCCGCTTTGTTCGGGCCGTGGGCAACCGGCCCGACGAGGCCGCGCAGCAAATCCGCTCGCTGCTCGGTTCGTCGTTGCAAACCACGTCGGCCGGCTTCGAGCTGGCGTCGCTCGTCAACACGGATCCCTCGCGGGTACGCATCTCCGCGTTCGAGGACGCGCTGCGCAGTCAGATCGACGCGCAGCTTTACTCGGCCTACGGCGTGCATGTCGTTCAGGTGGGACTGGAGCGCCTGACGTTGCCCGCGGTGACACTCGCGGCGACGGTCAGCCGGATGAGCGCGGAGCGCGAGACGGTTGCCGCGCAGCGTACGGCGGACGGAAATCGCGAGGCCGCGCAGATCCGCTCGGACGCGGACCGCGACGCCCGTCTGGCGGTTGCCGACGCGAACGTCAAGGCTGCGCAGATCGAAGCGCAGTCCCGCCGGGACGCCGCCGCGATCTATGGCAACACCTATGCGGGCAATCCGCGCCTCTATACGATGTTGCGCTCGCTCGACACGCTCGACTCTGTGGTCAGCGCCAATACCAACCTGATCCTGCGCACCGATGCGGCACCGTTCCAGGCGCTGGTGCAGGGGCCCGCCGACCTGGGGACCGAGCCGTCGCGGCAGGCGGGCGCGGGCGCGGTGTCCGCGTCGGCGTCGAAAAAATCCAGGGCCGCGCGATGA
- a CDS encoding ABC transporter substrate-binding protein, whose translation MTRTRSLMISPLIALCAAAFMATPALAADPIVFTSWGGTTQSSQQKDWAQPFTQASGINVLMDGPTDYGKLKAMVDSGNVSWDVVDVEGDFAYAAQKAGLIEPIDYTVVKKGELDPRFSSADAVGSFYYSFVLGYNKSSFKGAQPQAWADLFDTKKFPGKRTFYKWSAPGVLEIALLADGVQPDKLYPLDLDRAFKKLDSIKSDIVWWSGGAQSQQLLASGEAPVGMFWNGRLHALEQTGVPVGISWNQNLTAADMLVIPKGAKHKAEAMKFLAVATSPQAQAKFAQDTGYAPINVKSAALMPAAVAKTMPDQYKTSQIDLDMKYWADNRDAIAKRWYAWQSK comes from the coding sequence ATGACCCGCACCCGCAGTCTGATGATTTCTCCGCTGATCGCGCTGTGCGCGGCGGCGTTCATGGCGACGCCGGCGCTTGCCGCAGATCCCATCGTGTTCACGAGTTGGGGCGGCACGACGCAATCGTCGCAGCAAAAGGACTGGGCGCAGCCTTTCACCCAGGCGAGCGGTATCAACGTGCTGATGGATGGCCCGACCGACTACGGCAAGCTCAAGGCGATGGTGGACAGCGGCAATGTTAGCTGGGACGTCGTCGACGTCGAGGGCGACTTTGCCTATGCCGCGCAAAAGGCAGGGCTGATCGAGCCTATCGACTACACCGTGGTCAAGAAGGGCGAGCTCGATCCACGCTTCTCGAGCGCCGATGCGGTGGGCAGCTTCTATTACTCGTTCGTACTCGGCTACAACAAATCGAGCTTCAAGGGCGCGCAGCCGCAGGCGTGGGCCGATCTGTTCGACACGAAGAAGTTTCCCGGCAAACGAACGTTCTACAAGTGGTCCGCACCCGGCGTGCTCGAAATTGCGTTGCTTGCCGACGGTGTGCAGCCGGACAAACTCTATCCCCTCGACCTCGACCGCGCATTCAAAAAGCTCGACTCGATCAAGAGCGACATCGTCTGGTGGAGCGGCGGCGCACAGTCGCAGCAACTGCTCGCATCGGGAGAGGCGCCCGTCGGCATGTTCTGGAACGGCCGTCTGCATGCGCTCGAACAGACGGGCGTGCCGGTCGGCATCTCGTGGAACCAGAATCTGACTGCCGCGGACATGCTCGTGATCCCGAAGGGCGCGAAGCACAAGGCCGAAGCGATGAAGTTCCTCGCCGTCGCGACGAGTCCGCAGGCGCAGGCGAAGTTCGCGCAGGATACGGGCTACGCGCCGATCAACGTGAAGTCGGCGGCGCTGATGCCTGCTGCAGTCGCGAAGACGATGCCGGACCAGTACAAGACCTCGCAGATCGACCTGGACATGAAGTACTGGGCAGACAATCGCGACGCGATCGCGAAGCGCTGGTACGCGTGGCAATCGAAATAA
- a CDS encoding flavin reductase family protein, giving the protein MSEPSIEQTFDALEFRRALGAFVTGVTVVTTIQPDGSPRGFTANSFASVSLDPPLILVCIAKSASSHAVFATTNHFAVSVLAGDQKAVSGVFASKSVDKFAQVSWRARATGAPVVDGAAATFDCRTHDVVDAGDHIILIGRVVDFVHTNSSPLGYCRGAYVNFSLSQDALAATGARAQVGAILEHRDGLMLLETKDGLQLPTGVKLEPESDAGSLRGVLAKLGLTAHLDFIFAVFESGSGPSASVHVYYRGRVSSSLAAMMDSAIHIVPLPRIPWNELRDDAVRSMLQRYVRERSEDAFGIYVGDTEAGQVQTLATAH; this is encoded by the coding sequence ATGTCTGAGCCCAGCATCGAACAGACTTTCGACGCCCTCGAATTTCGCCGTGCGCTAGGCGCATTCGTCACCGGCGTGACCGTTGTCACGACGATCCAGCCGGACGGTTCCCCGCGCGGCTTCACGGCCAACTCGTTCGCCTCGGTCTCGCTCGATCCGCCGCTGATCCTCGTGTGCATCGCGAAGAGCGCGTCGAGCCATGCGGTCTTTGCCACCACGAATCACTTCGCGGTCAGCGTGCTGGCGGGAGACCAGAAGGCCGTGTCGGGCGTCTTCGCGTCGAAGTCGGTCGACAAGTTCGCGCAGGTCTCATGGCGCGCTCGCGCAACGGGCGCGCCGGTCGTGGACGGCGCGGCAGCCACGTTCGATTGCAGGACGCACGACGTCGTGGATGCCGGCGATCACATCATTCTGATTGGGCGCGTGGTGGACTTCGTGCATACGAATTCGTCGCCGTTGGGTTACTGCCGTGGCGCGTACGTGAACTTCAGTCTCTCGCAGGACGCGCTCGCCGCCACCGGCGCGCGCGCCCAGGTGGGCGCAATTCTCGAACATCGCGACGGCCTGATGCTGCTTGAAACGAAGGACGGTTTGCAGTTGCCGACCGGCGTCAAGCTCGAACCCGAAAGCGATGCGGGGAGCCTGCGCGGCGTGCTGGCGAAGCTCGGTCTCACCGCGCATCTCGATTTCATTTTTGCCGTTTTCGAATCGGGTAGTGGTCCATCGGCGAGCGTCCACGTCTATTACCGGGGGCGCGTGAGCAGCAGCCTTGCGGCCATGATGGACAGCGCGATCCACATCGTCCCGCTGCCGAGGATTCCATGGAACGAACTGCGCGACGACGCCGTGCGCTCGATGCTGCAGCGCTATGTGCGCGAGCGCAGCGAAGACGCCTTCGGCATCTACGTCGGCGACACAGAGGCAGGGCAAGTCCAGACGCTCGCGACAGCACATTGA
- a CDS encoding GntR family transcriptional regulator, which produces MSDLKVVRETKTLRELTLDKLRDAIVQGYFQPGARLVERTLCDELGVSRTIVREVLRHLETEGLVDVIARQGPVVAQLNAGQVSEIYELRGLLEANAARACAEQSTPELVRRLREIRKQIEAAFKVKDLPAVLAYTEHFYEALFEGAQRTVSLAVVKTLNARINRLRALTIATPGRSQESNREMNMMLDAIERRDGDAAFAASIAHIRRTAELALAALAQRSEGVGEA; this is translated from the coding sequence ATGTCAGATCTTAAAGTTGTCCGCGAAACCAAAACCCTTCGTGAACTGACGCTCGACAAGCTGCGCGACGCAATTGTGCAGGGCTATTTCCAGCCGGGCGCACGCCTCGTCGAACGCACGCTGTGCGACGAGTTGGGGGTGAGCCGCACGATTGTGCGCGAGGTATTGCGGCACCTCGAGACCGAGGGGCTGGTGGATGTGATCGCGCGCCAAGGGCCGGTCGTCGCGCAACTGAATGCCGGCCAGGTTAGCGAAATCTACGAACTGCGCGGGCTACTGGAGGCGAATGCCGCACGCGCGTGTGCCGAACAGTCCACACCCGAACTCGTGAGGCGACTGCGGGAGATCCGAAAACAGATCGAAGCGGCGTTCAAGGTCAAAGACTTGCCAGCGGTGCTCGCCTACACGGAACACTTCTACGAGGCGTTGTTCGAGGGCGCGCAACGGACCGTCTCCCTAGCCGTGGTCAAGACGCTCAATGCCCGGATCAATCGATTGCGCGCACTCACGATAGCCACGCCGGGACGCAGCCAGGAGTCGAATCGCGAGATGAACATGATGCTCGATGCCATCGAACGGCGCGACGGCGATGCCGCGTTTGCCGCCTCGATCGCGCATATCAGGCGCACGGCCGAGCTTGCGCTTGCGGCGCTTGCTCAGCGAAGCGAAGGGGTGGGCGAAGCTTGA
- a CDS encoding alpha/beta fold hydrolase, with protein MNPDRTPRLAAARGEIAGTSYSVHAPKSGEALATVVLIHGVGMNQSVWSSQIDPLTAANYEVVVYDMLGHGASALPPAEPTLDDYAAQLARLLDGLDIQQAHLAGHSMGALVALEFALTRAPRTLSVAALNAVYDRSPAQREAVMSRAATLGDTPADTGAIAGVDATLKRWFGEPVPAHLTQAAQAVRHLLLSVDPVGYARAYGLFARSDDVHVGRLTSLAVPALFLTAELDLNSSPEMSRAMAEAAPFGRTDVIAGARHMMSVSHPEEVTARLLAFFAEAAQRNGANATNVGQDHV; from the coding sequence ATGAATCCTGACCGGACGCCTAGGCTTGCCGCAGCGCGCGGCGAGATCGCAGGGACGAGCTACAGCGTGCATGCGCCGAAGTCGGGCGAAGCGCTGGCAACGGTTGTCCTGATTCACGGCGTGGGGATGAATCAGAGCGTATGGTCGTCGCAGATCGATCCGTTGACGGCGGCGAATTACGAAGTCGTGGTCTACGACATGCTCGGTCATGGCGCCAGTGCTCTGCCTCCGGCCGAGCCGACGCTCGATGATTACGCTGCCCAACTCGCACGCCTGCTTGACGGCCTCGACATCCAGCAGGCGCACCTCGCCGGTCATTCGATGGGCGCGCTCGTCGCACTCGAGTTCGCGCTGACTCGTGCGCCGCGTACGCTGAGCGTCGCTGCACTGAACGCGGTCTACGACCGCTCGCCTGCACAACGCGAAGCGGTAATGTCGCGCGCCGCGACGCTCGGCGATACACCGGCCGATACGGGCGCGATTGCGGGCGTCGACGCCACGCTCAAACGCTGGTTCGGTGAGCCGGTGCCGGCGCATCTGACGCAGGCGGCGCAAGCGGTGCGCCACCTGCTGCTCTCGGTCGATCCGGTCGGCTATGCGCGTGCTTACGGTCTCTTCGCCCGCTCGGACGACGTTCACGTCGGTCGGCTCACGAGCCTCGCTGTGCCCGCCTTGTTCCTGACCGCCGAGCTGGATCTGAACTCGAGTCCGGAAATGTCGCGAGCCATGGCAGAGGCCGCGCCGTTCGGTCGGACCGATGTGATTGCGGGTGCGCGTCATATGATGAGCGTTAGCCACCCAGAGGAAGTCACCGCGCGCCTGCTCGCTTTTTTCGCCGAAGCAGCGCAACGAAACGGGGCAAATGCAACGAACGTGGGGCAAGACCATGTCTGA
- the hflK gene encoding protease modulator HflK, with product MAGLLGALSLSKSVSIDLRWSAVMASACLNLVIVALWRPSVARAPAAPEKESVWKRGVSFVKQVVLHDARKPDFSSLVRTLRWQPWCLAMCAGLSMSIAAMAFEPLAADALIHAMVAPSLTIVSGAAALILAFLTLVAERFYAHDAQRSRDSLSASLAGLLRVLLLCALGAALSAGWLVYAHMTVDLVVHVAAVFCAAIAVEMLVRALLVWIFPPRAGEHATHVPSSLLAGLLHYRRSPLASIGAELHDRYGIDLRQNWVLRSFMRLLPATMVAMAVCAWLLTSVVVLDPSQRAVYERFGAPVAVWSPGLHIGMPWPFGKARLVDNGAVHQIIVSGGADDSSVPAPSVDADGPTPEQLNRLWDVQHPWETSQVIAGATGDQQSFQIVNADVRLDYRVGSSDAAARAALYRSVDPESTVRSIANREVMHYLASHTLEALLETSQTAIAENVRGAVQRQLDQLASGIEVVAVVIESVHPPAGAASAYHDVQAAQIRAQASVARAHGFAAQLLGNAQQQALTGVAQASARAADTLASAHMQQINFEADTVAYRLGGPAFAFEYYLARLQHGLQNARITVIDDRLVADRRATLDLRTFTAGDLAGFPHSN from the coding sequence TTGGCAGGCTTGCTGGGCGCCTTGAGCCTGTCGAAGAGCGTGTCCATCGATCTGCGCTGGAGCGCGGTGATGGCGAGTGCATGCCTGAACCTGGTGATCGTCGCGCTCTGGCGCCCGTCGGTAGCGCGCGCACCGGCAGCTCCTGAGAAGGAATCGGTCTGGAAGCGCGGCGTAAGTTTCGTGAAGCAAGTCGTCTTGCACGACGCCCGAAAGCCGGACTTCAGCAGCCTCGTGCGCACCCTTCGCTGGCAACCCTGGTGCCTCGCCATGTGCGCCGGTCTGTCCATGTCGATCGCCGCAATGGCGTTCGAGCCCTTGGCCGCTGACGCGCTGATCCACGCGATGGTTGCGCCGTCCCTCACGATCGTCAGCGGCGCGGCTGCGCTGATTCTGGCATTTCTCACGCTCGTTGCCGAACGGTTTTACGCACACGACGCGCAGCGCTCGCGTGACTCGCTGTCCGCGTCGCTGGCGGGCCTGCTGCGCGTCCTGCTCCTGTGCGCACTCGGGGCGGCGTTGTCGGCCGGATGGTTGGTCTACGCGCATATGACGGTCGATCTGGTCGTGCACGTTGCCGCAGTCTTCTGTGCGGCCATTGCCGTCGAAATGCTGGTGCGTGCGCTTCTTGTATGGATCTTCCCGCCGCGCGCCGGTGAACATGCGACGCATGTGCCATCAAGCCTGCTTGCCGGGCTATTGCATTATCGACGCTCGCCGCTCGCGTCAATCGGTGCCGAATTGCATGACCGCTATGGCATCGATCTGCGCCAGAACTGGGTGCTGCGCAGTTTCATGCGGCTGTTACCCGCCACGATGGTGGCGATGGCAGTCTGTGCATGGTTGCTGACCTCCGTCGTGGTGCTGGACCCTTCGCAACGCGCGGTCTACGAGCGATTCGGCGCGCCGGTGGCCGTGTGGTCGCCCGGGCTGCATATCGGCATGCCCTGGCCGTTCGGCAAGGCTCGCCTTGTCGACAACGGCGCGGTGCATCAGATCATCGTCTCGGGTGGCGCAGACGACAGCAGCGTCCCGGCACCCTCCGTCGACGCCGACGGTCCGACGCCCGAGCAGTTGAACCGTCTCTGGGACGTCCAGCATCCATGGGAGACGAGCCAGGTGATCGCCGGTGCCACCGGCGATCAGCAGAGCTTTCAGATCGTCAACGCCGATGTGCGGCTGGATTACCGCGTGGGCTCGAGCGACGCGGCCGCGCGCGCCGCGCTGTACCGGTCGGTCGATCCGGAAAGCACGGTCCGCTCGATCGCCAATCGCGAGGTGATGCACTATCTCGCCTCGCATACGCTGGAGGCTTTGCTCGAGACAAGCCAGACCGCCATTGCTGAAAACGTGCGCGGCGCGGTTCAGCGGCAACTCGATCAGCTCGCGAGCGGCATCGAAGTCGTGGCGGTCGTCATCGAGAGCGTGCACCCGCCAGCGGGCGCTGCCTCGGCTTATCACGACGTGCAGGCCGCGCAGATCCGCGCGCAGGCAAGTGTCGCCAGGGCGCATGGCTTCGCGGCGCAATTGCTGGGCAATGCGCAGCAACAGGCGCTCACCGGGGTCGCTCAGGCTTCGGCGCGAGCGGCGGACACGCTTGCGTCGGCGCATATGCAGCAGATCAATTTTGAAGCCGACACAGTCGCATACCGGCTAGGCGGACCGGCCTTTGCATTCGAGTACTACCTGGCCCGCTTGCAGCATGGGTTGCAGAACGCACGCATCACGGTGATCGACGACCGGCTGGTCGCCGACCGGCGCGCGACCCTCGATCTGCGTACTTTCACAGCCGGCGATCTTGCTGGCTTTCCGCACAGCAACTGA
- a CDS encoding SPFH domain-containing protein, translated as MTADTSLPPLGPGAQAVRVSFWFVVAVTVLAACAWAGSNIRRIPPDSRAVVLRFGAFVRTQDAGLLIAWPRPFESTLMVPGSARVLEQRIQSLERDPRARHADAHSPQVPPLSDVEGVTGPSDLPAAPADGMAAMPKPEAEELEATPAAGALLPDALAGSGYLLTGDNGVLQLHATLYYRVVDAYAYVLQKDRLDAALERIVSASAAAVVAQRNLDAILVARPELLSAGQQLAVKRERLRGDLAQEIERHLRQLDAQHAGLGVEVARVDVEAAFPAAAVSAFNSVLTSLQVAERSMAEARTAAEKTRQDAQQDADRIVLNAQANAVERVATARAKTLTIQQLEAPLRDHSDPGLLARVYRDRAQLVLSKAASVTTVDPKNTSNLILPGNAR; from the coding sequence ATGACCGCGGACACCAGCTTGCCGCCGCTCGGGCCCGGCGCGCAGGCGGTTCGGGTCTCATTCTGGTTCGTGGTAGCCGTCACTGTTCTTGCCGCATGCGCATGGGCCGGTTCGAACATCCGGCGCATTCCGCCCGACAGCCGCGCGGTCGTGCTGCGCTTCGGGGCATTCGTGCGCACCCAGGACGCGGGACTACTGATTGCCTGGCCGCGTCCGTTCGAGTCGACCTTGATGGTGCCCGGCAGTGCGCGCGTGCTCGAACAACGCATTCAGTCGCTCGAACGCGATCCGCGCGCGCGTCACGCGGACGCCCATTCGCCGCAAGTGCCGCCCTTGTCCGACGTGGAGGGCGTGACAGGGCCGAGTGATTTGCCAGCTGCGCCGGCCGACGGCATGGCCGCCATGCCGAAGCCCGAGGCCGAAGAACTTGAGGCCACGCCGGCAGCCGGCGCGCTGTTGCCCGATGCGCTCGCCGGCTCGGGTTACCTGCTGACCGGCGACAACGGCGTCTTGCAGTTGCATGCCACGCTGTATTACCGGGTGGTCGATGCCTACGCCTATGTCCTGCAAAAAGACCGGCTCGATGCCGCGCTCGAGCGGATCGTGTCGGCGTCGGCGGCCGCGGTTGTGGCGCAGCGCAACCTCGATGCGATCCTGGTCGCGCGGCCCGAACTGCTGTCGGCAGGTCAGCAACTGGCCGTCAAGCGTGAGCGCTTGCGCGGCGATCTCGCGCAGGAAATCGAGCGGCACCTGCGGCAGCTCGACGCGCAGCATGCGGGACTCGGCGTCGAAGTGGCGCGAGTCGATGTCGAGGCCGCATTCCCCGCTGCCGCCGTCAGTGCGTTCAATTCGGTCCTGACCTCGTTGCAGGTGGCCGAGCGCAGCATGGCTGAAGCGCGCACGGCCGCCGAGAAGACCCGGCAGGATGCCCAGCAGGACGCGGACCGGATCGTGCTGAACGCCCAGGCGAATGCCGTCGAACGCGTCGCCACCGCACGGGCGAAAACCTTGACCATCCAGCAATTGGAAGCGCCATTGCGCGACCATAGCGATCCGGGCCTTCTCGCGCGCGTCTATCGGGACCGGGCGCAGTTGGTCCTCTCGAAAGCCGCCAGCGTGACGACCGTCGATCCGAAGAACACATCAAACCTGATCCTGCCGGGGAATGCGAGATGA
- a CDS encoding heavy metal translocating P-type ATPase yields the protein MSARIGHAGHTDDHASHANHADGVTQGRPIALSATEQRVMTRHIALALLAGGLLVLSTAWRALAPADVTLAQILAGLASLVVAGPVFAGAWQSLKSPSLHGVTDRLIALAMLAAWAVGDMATAALLPIVMTFGHALEERSVLGSQEAIRALGRLASGKARRIRADGSIEDVPYDALLAGDQIEVVAGARIPADGVVQHGQSSVDNGPITGESVPLDVVPGTAVFGGAMNLDGPLRIDVTHAGKHSTLGKIIELMQRAEQAKPPITQILERYMGAYLCLVLLIAAIVWFASANASAMLAVIVAACPCALVLAAPSTAIAGIAAGARHGILFRSAAFADKFAQIDSLVIDKTGTLTYGELRVEQVLLEPGVDASQVLELAGRLGGGSAHPVSRALVRYAADAIAGLEAAPLELARELGGLGIVADTAEGVAVLGRHGLLADYVQALPQPPREIDGPCVGVALNGRLLAWFGFADALRAEAKDALAELRELGLTRQTLLTGDREPVARKLAAQTGIGIVVAQALPHDKLDYVVQEMAAGYHPLMVGDGLNDVLAIKAGPTSVAMGGRGIDIAVASADVVLLRDDLRHIATAVRLGRRCLHTATINAAIGLAWTVAVIVLAATGALGAVWIALLHNVGTFIVIANAGRLLRMDDR from the coding sequence ATGAGCGCGAGGATCGGGCACGCAGGACACACTGACGACCACGCGTCGCACGCGAATCACGCCGACGGCGTCACTCAGGGCAGGCCGATCGCCTTGTCGGCAACCGAGCAGCGAGTGATGACGCGGCACATCGCGCTTGCGCTGCTGGCCGGCGGCCTGCTGGTGTTGTCGACAGCATGGCGTGCGCTCGCCCCGGCGGATGTCACGCTGGCGCAGATACTCGCCGGACTTGCGTCGTTGGTCGTGGCCGGGCCGGTGTTCGCCGGCGCGTGGCAAAGCCTCAAGTCGCCCAGTCTGCACGGCGTGACCGATCGCCTGATCGCGCTCGCGATGCTGGCCGCGTGGGCCGTCGGAGATATGGCCACGGCTGCCTTGTTGCCGATCGTCATGACGTTCGGCCATGCGCTCGAAGAACGCAGCGTGCTCGGCTCGCAGGAGGCGATCCGGGCTCTCGGCCGGCTGGCTTCGGGCAAGGCGCGGCGCATCCGGGCAGACGGTTCGATCGAAGACGTGCCCTACGACGCGCTGCTGGCCGGCGACCAGATTGAAGTGGTGGCCGGCGCACGGATTCCCGCCGACGGCGTCGTCCAGCACGGCCAGTCGAGCGTCGACAATGGACCGATTACGGGTGAGTCTGTGCCGCTCGACGTCGTGCCGGGGACGGCCGTTTTCGGCGGTGCAATGAATCTCGACGGTCCGCTACGCATCGACGTCACGCACGCGGGCAAACACTCGACGCTCGGCAAGATCATCGAATTGATGCAGCGAGCCGAGCAGGCAAAGCCACCGATTACGCAGATACTCGAACGCTACATGGGCGCTTATCTGTGTCTCGTCCTGCTGATCGCGGCCATCGTATGGTTCGCGTCGGCGAATGCGTCGGCGATGCTGGCGGTCATCGTCGCGGCGTGCCCGTGCGCGCTGGTGCTGGCCGCTCCGTCCACGGCCATTGCCGGGATCGCCGCGGGCGCTCGGCACGGCATCCTGTTCAGGAGCGCTGCGTTTGCCGACAAGTTCGCGCAGATCGATTCGCTGGTGATCGACAAGACCGGCACGCTGACTTACGGCGAATTGCGCGTCGAGCAAGTGTTGCTGGAACCGGGCGTCGATGCTTCGCAGGTGCTGGAACTGGCGGGGCGCCTTGGTGGAGGCAGCGCGCATCCGGTGAGCCGTGCGCTGGTGCGCTATGCGGCGGATGCCATCGCGGGCCTCGAAGCGGCGCCGCTTGAACTTGCGCGCGAACTAGGAGGCCTCGGCATCGTCGCGGATACGGCCGAAGGTGTCGCCGTGCTTGGCCGCCACGGTTTGCTCGCGGACTACGTGCAGGCTTTGCCGCAACCGCCGCGCGAGATCGACGGTCCCTGTGTGGGAGTCGCGTTGAACGGCCGCTTGCTGGCGTGGTTCGGTTTCGCCGACGCACTGCGCGCGGAGGCGAAGGACGCGCTCGCCGAATTGCGGGAGCTCGGGTTGACGCGGCAGACTCTTCTGACCGGCGACCGCGAACCGGTTGCCCGCAAGCTCGCTGCGCAAACGGGGATCGGGATCGTCGTCGCGCAGGCCTTGCCGCATGACAAGCTTGACTATGTCGTGCAGGAAATGGCGGCCGGCTATCATCCGCTGATGGTCGGCGACGGCCTGAACGATGTCCTGGCTATCAAGGCGGGGCCTACCAGCGTTGCAATGGGCGGGCGCGGCATCGACATTGCGGTGGCCTCGGCCGATGTTGTCCTGCTCCGCGACGATCTGCGACATATTGCGACAGCCGTGCGGCTCGGCCGGCGCTGCCTGCATACCGCGACCATCAACGCGGCGATCGGTCTGGCCTGGACGGTCGCGGTGATCGTGCTTGCGGCGACGGGCGCGTTGGGCGCCGTCTGGATCGCGCTGCTACATAACGTCGGCACGTTCATTGTGATCGCCAACGCGGGACGTCTGCTGCGAATGGACGACAGATAG